In Salvelinus alpinus chromosome 20, SLU_Salpinus.1, whole genome shotgun sequence, a genomic segment contains:
- the LOC139546437 gene encoding cell surface glycoprotein CD200 receptor 1-A-like encodes MSTALLSGVIERTTTEMGNTWIIGVLSLLAVSATWSLETGHNNHISVTSHTTPPSTSITSTELRLHVSRSEHFHLGHEVILTCCNKTWSEMIYTIWKIDRGGTVCQISSGVNDQPLDSCNDGKVMLNTTSGESYLHIPEFSTSDEGFYYCESVYRGGSNSANIKVSVIAPPIVSASLEWKDRRRVAVCLAEGGKPAASISWRNRWNSTSTIASTIETIQNQDGSYSVERRLVLPDLIPMGNLTCDVRHPSWVEVHTVTLQIPEGASIPWLHVIISVVTISVIMATLGGLYFTRKHLCRISPATPSESKAPQDYVEEVEPYASYVQRVNSIYNSSADLFT; translated from the exons ATGAGTACAGCATTGCTGTCAGGAGTCATAGAACGAACAACCACAGAGATGGGGAACACATGGATTATAGGAGTCCTCTCTCTCCTGGCTGTTTCTGCTACCTGGAGTTTGGAAACCG GACATAACAACCACATTTCTGTGACCTCTCACACTACCCCTCCTTCCACTTCAATTACATCTACAGAACTTCGACTGCATG TTTCCAGAAGTGAACATTTTCATCTAGGCCATGAGGTCATCTTAACATGCTGCAATAAGACTTGGAGTGAAATGATCTACACCATCTGGAAAATAGACCGGGGTGGAACAGTGTGTCAAATATCATCAGGTGTTAATGACCAACCTCTTGACTCATGCAATGATGGAAAAGTCATGCTAAACACAACCAGTGGTGAATCTTACCTACACATTCCTGAGTTCTCAACCAGTGATGAGGGATTCTACTACTGTGAGTCAGTATACAGAGGAGGGAGCAACTCTGCAAACATTAAGGTATCAGTTATAG CTCCTCCCATAGTGTCTGCCTCGCTGGAGTGGAAGGACCGTAGGAGGGTGGCTGTGTGTTTAGCTGAAGGGGGGAAAccagctgcctccatctcctggAGGAACCGATGGAACTCTACTTCAACCATAGCCAGCACTATAGAGACCATACAGAACCAAGATGGCTCCTACTCTGTGGAGAGACGGTTGGTCCTGCCTGATCTCATCCCTATGGGCAACCTGACCTGTGATGTCAGACATCCCTCCTGGGTTGAGGTGCATACTGTGACACTGCAGATCCCCGAAG GGGCCTCAATACCCTGGCTACATGTCATCATCTCCGTGGTAACCATCAGTGTCATTATGGCTACTCTTGGTGGTTTATACTTCACACGAAAACACCTCTGCAGAATTAG CCCCGCAACACCGTCTGAGTCCAAGGCTCCTCAG GACTATGTGGAGGAAGTAGAGCCCTATGCCAGCTACGTGCAGCGTGTCAACTCCATCTACAACTCCTCTGCAGACCTGTTCAcataa